The following coding sequences are from one Triticum dicoccoides isolate Atlit2015 ecotype Zavitan chromosome 4A, WEW_v2.0, whole genome shotgun sequence window:
- the LOC119284635 gene encoding serine/threonine-protein phosphatase PP2A-4 catalytic subunit-like isoform X2 produces MEPMSVDSSGCGGLDAQIEQLLQCRPLAEQEVKALCEKAKEILMEESNVQPVKSPVTICGDIHGQFHDFVELFRIGGKCPDTNYLFMGDYVDRGYYSVETVSLLVALKVRHPHRITILRGNHESRQITQVYGFYDECLRKYGNANVWKIFTDLFDYFPLTALVESEIFCLHGGLSPSIENLDSVRSLDRVQEVPHEGPMCDLLWSDPDDRCGWGISPRGAGYTFGQDISEQFNHTNNLKLVARAHQLVMEGYNWAHEQKVVTIFSAPNYCYRCGNMASILEVDDCNAHTFIQVITTPRRGEPDVTRRTPDYFL; encoded by the exons ATGGAGCCCATGAGCGTGGACAGCAGCGGCTGCGGCGGCCTGGACGCGCAGATCGAGCAGCTCTTGCAGTGCCGCCCGCTCGCCGAGCAAGAG GTTAAAGCACTATGTGAGAAGGCTAAGGAGATATTGATGGAGGAAAGCAATGTTCAG CCAGTGAAAAGCCCAGTGACAATCTGTGGTGATATTCACGGACAattccatgattttgttgagcttTTCCGGATTGGCGGGAAG TGTCCTGATACTAATTATTTGTTTATGGGGGATTATGTGGATCGTGGATACTACTCTGTTGAGACTGTTTCG CTCTTGGTAGCACTGAAGGTTCGCCACCCACATCGGATTACAATCCTCCGCGGAAACCATGAGAGTCGGCAG ATCACACAAGTATATGGATTCTACGATGAATGCCTACGAAA GTACGGCAATGCAAATGTATGGAAGATATTCACAGATCTTTTTGATTATTTCCCATTAACAGCCCTG GTGGAATCTGAAATTTTCTGCTTGCATGGTGGTTTATCTCCATCGATTGAGAATCTTGATAGTGTGCGTAGCTTGGATCGTGTCCAAGAGGTTCCACATGAGGGACCTATGTGTGATCTTTTATGGTCTGATCCGGACGATCGATGTGGTTGGGGCATTTCTCCTCGTGGTGCTGGCTACACTTTTGGGCAG GACATATCTGAGCAGTTCAATCACACCAACAATCTCAAACTTGTAGCCCGGGCTCATCAGTTAGTCATGGAGGGATATAACTGGGCTCAT GAACAAAAAGTTGTTACCATATTCAGTGCTCCAAACTATTGTTACCGATGTGGCAACATGGCATCCATTTTGGAAGTTGATGACTGCAATGCTCACACCTTTATCCAGGTGATCACGA CCCCTCGGAGAGGTGAGCCAGACGTGACAAGGAGAACGCCTGATTATTTCCTTTGA
- the LOC119284634 gene encoding fatty acyl-CoA reductase 2, chloroplastic-like — MGSSCVNLSRAVAAARRPGFATAGGAGGHGRSVVALSSSSSSRRRTAADGGVSCGIANGYLGGSSGGSRPPSLPVHGKSSGPGSAREAGGDHDRADGLGIQEFLGGKNFLITGGTGFLAKVLIEKILRTNPDVGKMYVLIKAKDSETALQRLQNEVVDTELFKRLQEIHGDDYHGFITRKLVPVVGDVREANIGIAPELADEIAERVDIIVNSAANTTFDERYDVAMDINTVGPFRIMSFAHRFRRLKLFLQVSTAYVNGQRQGVVLEKPFQLGDTIGKESAGSSDSSEQHKNAVLDIEAEIKLAFDSRRRPDDDSASFSQEMKDLGLERAKLHGWQDTYVFTKAMGEMVINSMRGEIPVVTIRPSVIESTWRDPFPGWMEGNRMMDPVVLYYGKGQLSGFLADPAGVLDVVPADMVVNATLATMAKHGRAAEGGMHVYHVASSTVNPLVFGDLSRFLFQHFTRSPYSDAAGQPIAVPPMRLFDTMEQFASYVETDALLRSARAGVPAGERLSQRLQELCAKSVEQTIHLGSIYQPYTFYTGRFDNGNTEELMAEMSTEEKAVFHFDVRSIDWTDYITNVHIPGLRKHVMKGRGIAAESPPSTVLAATSTSTE; from the exons ATGGGGAGCTCGTGCGTGAACCTCTCCCGCGCCGTCGCGGCCGCGAGGCGCCCGGGCTTCGCCACCGCCGGTGGCGCCGGCGGCCACGGGAGGAGCGTGGTTgcattgtcgtcgtcgtcgtcgtcgaggaGGCGCACCGCGGCTGACGGTGGCGTGTCGTGCGGCATCGCCAACGGGTACCTGGGCGGCTCCTCGGGCGGGTCGCGGCCGCCTTCCTTGCCGGTGCACGGCAAGAGCTCCGGGCCCGGTTCGGCGCGGGAGGCGGGTGGTGATCACGATCGCGCTGACGGGCTCGGGATCCAGGAGTTCCTTGGCGGCAAGAACTTCCTCATCACCGGCGGGACCGGCTTCCTAGCAAAAG TTCTGATCGAGAAAATCTTGAGGACGAACCCTGACGTGGGCAAGATGTACGTGCTGATCAAGGCCAAGGACAGCGAGACGGCACTGCAGAGACTGCAAAATGAG GTGGTAGACACGGAGCTGTTCAAGCGCCTGCAGGAGATCCACGGGGACGACTACCACGGATTCATAACCAGGAAGCTTGTCCCCGTAGTTGGCGACGTCCGGGAGGCCAACATCGGCATTGCCCCCGAGCTGGCCGATGAGATCGCGGAGCGGGTGGACATCATCGTCAACTCCGCCGCCAACACCACCTTCGACGAGAG GTATGATGTTGCCATGGACATCAACACCGTGGGGCCGTTCCGGATAATGAGCTTCGCGCATCGGTTTCGAAGGCTGAAGCTCTTCCTGCAAGTGTCGACAG CGTATGTGAACGGGCAAAGGCAGGGTGTCGTGCTGGAGAAGCCATTTCAGTTGGGTGACACCATAGGGAAAGAGTCAGCTGGATCCTCGGATTCTTCGGAGCAGCACAAGAACGCCGTGCTGGACATCGAGGCGGAGATCAAGCTGGCCTTCGACTCGAGAAGGCGACCCGACGATGACTCGGCTTCTTTCTCTcaggagatgaaggatctagggctAGAGAG AGCGAAGCTCCATGGGTGGCAAGACACCTATGTGTTCACCAAGGCCATGGGGGAGATGGTGATCAACAGCATGCGAGGGGAGATCCCCGTGGTCACCATCAGGCCCAGCGTCATTGAGAGCACCTGGAGAGACCCCTTCCCGGGCTGGATGGAAGGGAACAG GATGATGGACCCTGTCGTCCTCTACTACGGCAAAGGCCAGCTGAGCGGGTTCCTCGCCGATCCGGCCGGAGTCCTAGACGTG GTTCCGGCGGACATGGTGGTGAACGCGACGCTGGCGACGATGGCGAAGCACGGGCGGGCGGCGGAGGGGGGAATGCACGTGTACCACGTGGCCTCGTCGACGGTGAACCCGCTGGTGTTCGGCGACCTGAGCCGGTTCCTGTTCCAGCACTTCACGCGGAGCCCCTACAGCGATGCGGCGGGGCAGCCCATCGCCGTGCCGCCCATGCGCCTCTTCGACACCATGGAGCAGTTCGCCAGCTACGTCGAGACGGACGCGCTGCTGCGGAGCGCCAGGGCCGGCGTCCCCGCCGGCGAGCGCCTCTCCCAGCGCCTCCAGGAGCTCTGCGCCAAGTCCGTCGAGCAGACCATCCACCTCGGCAGCATCTACCAGCCCTACACCTTCTACACCGGCag GTTCGACAATGGCAACACGGAGGAGCTCATGGCAGAGATGTCGACAGAGGAGAAGGCGGTGTTCCACTTCGACGTGAGGAGCATCGACTGGACGGACTACATCACCAACGTCCACATCCCAGGGCTCAGGAAGCACGTCATGAAAGGGAGGGGCATCGCTGCGGAATCGCCACCCTCCACGGTGCTCgccgccacctccacctccacggAGTGA
- the LOC119284635 gene encoding serine/threonine-protein phosphatase PP2A-4 catalytic subunit-like isoform X1, translated as MEPMSVDSSGCGGLDAQIEQLLQCRPLAEQEVKALCEKAKEILMEESNVQPVKSPVTICGDIHGQFHDFVELFRIGGKCPDTNYLFMGDYVDRGYYSVETVSLLVALKVRHPHRITILRGNHESRQITQVYGFYDECLRKYGNANVWKIFTDLFDYFPLTALVESEIFCLHGGLSPSIENLDSVRSLDRVQEVPHEGPMCDLLWSDPDDRCGWGISPRGAGYTFGQDISEQFNHTNNLKLVARAHQLVMEGYNWAHEQKVVTIFSAPNYCYRCGNMASILEVDDCNAHTFIQVITSSLLHFYMIHSLCYLAHGCGILASSG; from the exons ATGGAGCCCATGAGCGTGGACAGCAGCGGCTGCGGCGGCCTGGACGCGCAGATCGAGCAGCTCTTGCAGTGCCGCCCGCTCGCCGAGCAAGAG GTTAAAGCACTATGTGAGAAGGCTAAGGAGATATTGATGGAGGAAAGCAATGTTCAG CCAGTGAAAAGCCCAGTGACAATCTGTGGTGATATTCACGGACAattccatgattttgttgagcttTTCCGGATTGGCGGGAAG TGTCCTGATACTAATTATTTGTTTATGGGGGATTATGTGGATCGTGGATACTACTCTGTTGAGACTGTTTCG CTCTTGGTAGCACTGAAGGTTCGCCACCCACATCGGATTACAATCCTCCGCGGAAACCATGAGAGTCGGCAG ATCACACAAGTATATGGATTCTACGATGAATGCCTACGAAA GTACGGCAATGCAAATGTATGGAAGATATTCACAGATCTTTTTGATTATTTCCCATTAACAGCCCTG GTGGAATCTGAAATTTTCTGCTTGCATGGTGGTTTATCTCCATCGATTGAGAATCTTGATAGTGTGCGTAGCTTGGATCGTGTCCAAGAGGTTCCACATGAGGGACCTATGTGTGATCTTTTATGGTCTGATCCGGACGATCGATGTGGTTGGGGCATTTCTCCTCGTGGTGCTGGCTACACTTTTGGGCAG GACATATCTGAGCAGTTCAATCACACCAACAATCTCAAACTTGTAGCCCGGGCTCATCAGTTAGTCATGGAGGGATATAACTGGGCTCAT GAACAAAAAGTTGTTACCATATTCAGTGCTCCAAACTATTGTTACCGATGTGGCAACATGGCATCCATTTTGGAAGTTGATGACTGCAATGCTCACACCTTTATCCAGGTGATCACGAGTTCACTTCTTCATTTTTACATGATACATTCTCTTTGCTATTTGGCCCATGGCTGTGGCATACTGGCATCATCCGGATAG